The Gemmatimonadales bacterium genome window below encodes:
- the rpoN gene encoding RNA polymerase factor sigma-54: MKTGLSQHLGQRQEMRINPRLYQAMDMLYMPMMDLQQHLKQELLVNPFLELLEPEEEEQDGADREKDKEQEKEQAAKEEEMDWEEILLNGFDVGGTREQHEQLEYTEAVTVQSRDLTDHLREQLKMLDLTPRQVLLSEEFIGNIKDDGFLAASLEEIVGSVNQLITSHARDNADLDEELDLDDLDADPALGELPEGVTLYGMDEAEEMLRIIQALDPPGIGARDIQECLLIQLRELGQTETLTYRLVSEAFSDLIAHRWNDLARRFSVPAVAVQSAADSLASLDPKPGLKYSGKDDGYITPDLIVNKVDNEYKVFLNDTGMPRLRLSRAYQEVTRDRKRLTQENREFIASKMNSATWMIQAIEQRRQTMLKVMNFIVDRQREFFEKGIEYLKPLTLREVAEVINMHESTVSRVTNEKFVQTPRGVLPLKFFFSSALSTSSGEDASARSIRAKLEKMVADENTAKPLTDQQIVHLFQEQGIKIARRTVAKYRDQLGILPARMRKRV; the protein is encoded by the coding sequence GTGAAGACAGGACTCTCGCAGCACCTCGGCCAACGGCAGGAAATGCGCATCAACCCTCGCCTCTACCAGGCGATGGACATGCTCTACATGCCGATGATGGACCTGCAGCAGCACCTGAAGCAGGAGCTGCTCGTCAACCCCTTCCTCGAGCTCCTCGAGCCCGAAGAGGAAGAGCAGGACGGCGCGGACCGCGAGAAGGACAAGGAGCAGGAGAAGGAGCAGGCCGCCAAGGAAGAAGAAATGGACTGGGAGGAGATTCTCCTCAACGGCTTCGACGTGGGCGGCACGCGCGAGCAGCACGAGCAGCTCGAGTACACCGAGGCCGTGACGGTCCAGAGCCGGGACCTGACCGATCACCTGCGCGAGCAGCTCAAGATGCTCGACCTCACCCCGCGCCAGGTGCTGCTGAGCGAGGAGTTCATCGGCAACATCAAGGATGACGGCTTCCTGGCGGCATCGCTGGAGGAGATCGTCGGTTCCGTGAACCAGCTGATCACCTCCCATGCACGCGACAACGCCGATCTCGACGAGGAACTCGATCTCGATGACCTGGACGCCGATCCCGCCCTCGGCGAGCTCCCGGAAGGGGTGACGCTGTACGGGATGGACGAGGCGGAGGAGATGCTGCGCATCATTCAGGCGCTCGACCCGCCGGGCATCGGCGCGCGCGACATCCAGGAGTGCCTGCTGATCCAGCTGCGTGAGCTTGGGCAGACGGAGACGCTCACCTATCGGCTGGTCTCGGAGGCGTTCAGCGACCTCATCGCCCATCGCTGGAACGACCTCGCGCGGCGGTTCAGCGTGCCGGCGGTGGCGGTGCAGTCCGCCGCCGACTCGCTGGCCTCGCTCGACCCGAAGCCGGGCCTCAAGTACTCCGGCAAGGACGACGGCTACATCACCCCCGACCTGATCGTCAACAAGGTCGACAACGAGTACAAGGTCTTCCTCAACGACACCGGGATGCCGCGGCTCCGGCTCTCGCGGGCGTACCAGGAGGTGACCCGCGACCGCAAGCGGCTCACCCAGGAGAACCGCGAGTTCATCGCGTCGAAGATGAACAGCGCCACCTGGATGATCCAGGCCATCGAGCAGCGGCGCCAGACGATGCTCAAGGTGATGAACTTCATCGTCGACCGGCAGCGGGAGTTCTTCGAGAAGGGCATCGAGTACCTCAAGCCGCTCACCCTGCGCGAGGTGGCCGAGGTCATCAACATGCACGAGTCCACCGTGAGCCGGGTGACGAACGAGAAGTTCGTGCAGACCCCCCGCGGCGTGCTGCCGCTCAAGTTCTTCTTCAGCAGCGCGCTCAGCACCTCCTCGGGCGAGGATGCGAGCGCCCGGTCGATCCGTGCCAAGCTCGAGAAAATGGTGGCCGACGAGAACACGGCGAAGCCGCTGACCGACCAGCAGATCGTGCATCTCTTCCAGGAGCAGGGCATCAAGATCGCCCGGCGGACGGTGGCCAAGTATCGCGACCAGCTCGGGATTCTTCCCGCCCGGATGCGGAAGCGGGTATGA
- a CDS encoding KpsF/GutQ family sugar-phosphate isomerase — MTRDPAALTALGRRVLELEAREIEGAASRLDGAFARAVALLAAARGRVIVSGVGKSGLIARKIAATLTSTGTPATYLHPVDSLHGDLGIVGREDVAILLSKSGETEELFGLLTALQRLNVPIIALTGGADSTLAKVAREVLNAGVAEEACPHDLAPTTSTAVALALGDALAVALLEVKGFKREDFAELHPGGSLGRRLLLRARDVMLPPQGILPAGATMRECVVALARHRGLAIVAEGGTVHGVVTAGDLSRLAQSDAGFLDRLASEVMTSAPKSAASDELAAAVLGRMERHGIMAMPVLNDRGELVGVIHLHDLMRAGAG; from the coding sequence GTGACGCGTGACCCCGCCGCGCTGACAGCGTTGGGCCGCCGCGTCCTCGAGCTCGAAGCCCGGGAAATCGAGGGAGCCGCCTCCCGGCTCGACGGGGCCTTTGCCCGCGCGGTGGCGCTCCTCGCCGCCGCCAGGGGACGGGTCATCGTCTCGGGTGTGGGCAAGTCGGGCCTCATTGCCCGGAAAATCGCCGCGACGCTCACCTCCACCGGCACGCCGGCCACCTATCTCCATCCGGTGGACAGCCTGCATGGCGACCTTGGCATCGTGGGACGTGAGGATGTGGCGATTCTCCTGAGCAAGAGCGGCGAGACGGAGGAACTGTTCGGGCTCCTCACCGCGCTCCAGCGGCTCAATGTGCCGATCATCGCGCTGACCGGTGGCGCCGATTCGACACTGGCCAAGGTGGCGCGGGAGGTCCTCAATGCCGGCGTGGCGGAAGAGGCGTGTCCTCACGACCTGGCACCGACCACCAGCACGGCCGTGGCGCTCGCGCTCGGCGACGCCCTCGCCGTGGCGCTCCTCGAGGTGAAGGGGTTCAAGCGGGAGGACTTCGCCGAACTCCACCCCGGCGGTTCGCTCGGCCGGCGGCTGCTGCTCCGCGCCCGCGATGTCATGCTCCCGCCGCAGGGCATCCTGCCGGCTGGCGCGACCATGCGGGAGTGCGTCGTGGCCCTGGCCCGCCACCGGGGGCTGGCCATCGTGGCAGAGGGCGGCACGGTCCATGGTGTGGTCACCGCGGGCGACCTGAGCCGCCTGGCGCAGTCGGACGCCGGCTTCCTCGACCGCCTCGCTTCCGAGGTGATGACCTCGGCGCCGAAATCAGCGGCGTCGGATGAACTGGCGGCGGCGGTCCTGGGCAGGATGGAGCGGCACGGGATCATGGCGATGCCGGTGCTCAATGATCGCGGCGAGCTCGTCGGCGTCATTCACCTCCACGACCTGATGCGCGCGGGGGCGGGGTGA
- a CDS encoding HAD-IIIA family hydrolase, with protein MLDPRAARRVRLLALDVDGVLTDNGVYIGMSHGERVELKRFDIQDGLGLALLRGTDIRVAIVSGRVSDATALRASELKIDDVIQDGGARKVPAIAALLEKHGLTWEEVAFVGDDLADVPVMQRVGLPIAVANAVPEIKAIAAYVTEADGGRGAVREAVTAVLRARDEYDAAVDRYLAKRDGRDA; from the coding sequence GTGCTTGACCCGCGCGCGGCGCGCCGTGTCCGCCTCCTGGCCCTGGACGTCGATGGCGTGCTCACCGACAACGGGGTCTACATCGGCATGTCGCACGGGGAACGGGTGGAGCTCAAGCGATTCGACATCCAGGACGGGCTCGGCCTCGCGCTGCTGCGCGGCACCGACATCCGGGTCGCGATCGTGAGCGGGCGGGTCTCCGATGCCACCGCGCTGCGTGCGAGCGAACTGAAGATCGACGACGTCATCCAGGATGGCGGCGCCCGAAAGGTGCCCGCCATCGCGGCGCTCCTGGAGAAGCACGGCCTGACGTGGGAGGAAGTGGCGTTCGTCGGCGACGACCTGGCCGACGTGCCGGTGATGCAGCGTGTCGGGCTCCCAATCGCCGTGGCCAACGCGGTGCCGGAGATCAAGGCCATCGCCGCGTACGTGACGGAAGCCGATGGTGGCCGCGGCGCCGTGCGCGAAGCGGTGACGGCGGTGCTCCGCGCCCGCGACGAATATGACGCCGCGGTGGATCGCTACCTGGCGAAACGAGACGGCCGTGACGCGTGA
- the kdsA gene encoding 3-deoxy-8-phosphooctulonate synthase yields the protein MTWTFGRAPFLIAGPCMVESDALMLRVAEALAVLSARHGLPVCFKASFDKANRSRMGGQRGPGLDEGLRALERVRAATGLPILTDIHEAAQAASAAEVVDILQIPAFLCRQTDLLVAAGQTGRPVNIKKGQWMQPEGMLGAVEKAKGAGAREVAVTERGTFFGYGDLVVDMRSFPRMAAATGVPVIFDATHSVQQPGQGEGGASGGLRHFIPPLLAAAAVSGADGFFLETHPDPANAPSDAATQWPLERLDDLMDRTLDLWARAREGVRA from the coding sequence ATGACCTGGACCTTCGGCCGGGCCCCCTTCCTGATTGCCGGGCCGTGCATGGTCGAATCCGACGCGCTCATGCTGCGCGTCGCCGAGGCGCTGGCCGTACTCTCGGCGCGTCATGGCCTGCCCGTCTGCTTCAAGGCCAGCTTCGACAAGGCGAATCGCTCGCGCATGGGTGGCCAGCGGGGACCGGGGCTCGACGAGGGGTTGCGGGCACTTGAACGAGTCCGTGCCGCCACCGGCCTCCCGATCCTCACGGACATCCACGAGGCGGCGCAGGCTGCGTCCGCCGCGGAGGTGGTCGACATCCTGCAGATCCCGGCGTTCCTCTGCCGTCAGACCGACCTCCTCGTGGCCGCCGGCCAGACCGGCCGGCCGGTCAACATCAAGAAGGGCCAGTGGATGCAGCCGGAGGGGATGCTCGGCGCCGTGGAGAAGGCGAAGGGCGCGGGGGCCCGGGAGGTGGCGGTGACGGAGCGGGGCACCTTCTTCGGCTACGGCGACCTCGTGGTCGACATGCGGAGCTTCCCGCGCATGGCCGCGGCCACCGGCGTCCCGGTCATTTTCGACGCGACGCATTCGGTGCAGCAGCCGGGGCAGGGCGAGGGCGGAGCCAGCGGCGGCCTCCGCCATTTCATCCCGCCCCTCCTGGCCGCGGCCGCGGTGAGCGGGGCGGATGGCTTCTTCCTCGAGACCCACCCCGATCCCGCGAACGCGCCGAGCGACGCGGCCACGCAGTGGCCGCTGGAGCGACTCGACGACCTGATGGACCGGACGCTCGACCTCTGGGCCCGGGCCCGCGAGGGCGTCCGTGCTTGA
- a CDS encoding lysylphosphatidylglycerol synthase domain-containing protein: protein MSPGAHRWFRRLLQVAGLTAAAWYLVDTALAHRADLAAVPIQVRVLPLVAASTLTVLTWFLLVRTWSRSLRWWGDSLPFGPAIRIWFITNLSRFVPGAIWQFAHVSAEALTARISPVAATGAILFQQLVLLGTGVALTVSLAPVLPTSVTGTTNPVLSLGLTSLGVVAAIILLPVAAPTLERWSTRLLKREIRWPAPTRREMTAYVGTLVLPWIAYGVAFWLFGQALMGDAAPGLLPAAAVFIGSYVAGIIAVFAPGGLGVREAAMVILLSPIAGPAPALLLAIASRLWLVALEILTALGVLAWHPRGVSSSE, encoded by the coding sequence GTGAGCCCGGGCGCCCATCGGTGGTTCCGTCGCCTCCTGCAGGTGGCCGGACTGACCGCCGCGGCCTGGTACCTGGTCGATACCGCGCTCGCCCACCGGGCCGACCTCGCCGCCGTCCCCATCCAGGTTCGGGTACTGCCGCTGGTGGCGGCCTCGACCCTCACGGTGCTGACCTGGTTCCTGCTGGTGCGCACCTGGTCGCGGAGCCTCCGGTGGTGGGGAGACTCGCTTCCCTTCGGGCCCGCCATCCGCATCTGGTTCATCACCAACCTGAGCCGCTTCGTCCCAGGCGCCATCTGGCAGTTCGCGCACGTGTCCGCGGAGGCCCTGACCGCGCGGATCAGCCCAGTGGCCGCCACCGGCGCCATTCTCTTCCAGCAGCTGGTCCTCCTGGGCACCGGCGTGGCCCTCACCGTCTCCCTCGCCCCCGTTCTGCCGACCTCCGTGACCGGAACCACCAATCCGGTACTTTCCCTCGGCCTGACCTCGCTCGGCGTGGTCGCCGCCATTATTTTGCTCCCGGTCGCCGCCCCGACCCTGGAGCGCTGGAGCACCCGGCTCCTCAAGCGGGAAATCAGGTGGCCTGCGCCCACGCGGCGGGAGATGACGGCCTACGTCGGCACGCTCGTGCTCCCCTGGATCGCATACGGCGTCGCCTTCTGGCTGTTCGGGCAGGCGCTCATGGGAGACGCGGCGCCTGGCCTCCTGCCCGCAGCCGCTGTGTTCATCGGCAGCTACGTGGCGGGGATCATCGCCGTCTTTGCCCCTGGAGGCCTGGGAGTCCGGGAAGCGGCGATGGTCATCCTCCTGTCGCCGATTGCGGGCCCGGCCCCGGCGCTCCTGCTGGCCATTGCGTCCCGGCTCTGGCTCGTAGCGCTCGAAATCCTCACCGCCCTCGGCGTGCTCGCGTGGCACCCCCGCGGCGTCTCCTCCTCGGAGTGA
- a CDS encoding glycosyltransferase family 2 protein, which yields MSFPERTGPVDVSVLVPAKDEAENLPEFLRLCAEALGPAPFTFEVVVVDDGSRDRTALVLEAERVRNAFLTVVTHTRQRGIADALRSAGDAARGDVFVFYPADLQYLPEDIPALVAPILAGRADIVTGTKQGKYEKAFVSGVYNALCRWLFGVRVTDLNSVKAYRREVMANIPMRPDWHRYMVVVAAAEGARLTSLPVPLYPRRAGESKFNWKRIPVGVLDLLSVWFQLRFGRKPLLFFGGLGAVLFLVGFLAGIVALVLRFGFDLGFRPLLNLVETMIISGIVLFGFGFVGEMIAGFREDVQGMRRDVGRLTELARKQDGG from the coding sequence ATGAGTTTCCCCGAGCGCACCGGGCCGGTCGACGTCAGCGTCCTGGTCCCGGCCAAGGACGAGGCGGAGAATCTCCCTGAATTCCTCCGTCTCTGCGCGGAAGCGCTGGGGCCGGCGCCCTTCACCTTCGAGGTCGTCGTGGTGGACGACGGCTCACGCGACCGGACCGCGCTGGTGCTCGAGGCCGAGCGGGTACGAAATGCCTTCCTCACGGTCGTGACCCACACCCGCCAGCGGGGGATTGCCGATGCGCTTCGCTCGGCAGGCGACGCCGCGCGCGGGGATGTCTTCGTGTTTTATCCGGCCGACCTGCAGTACCTCCCCGAGGACATCCCGGCGCTCGTGGCGCCGATCCTGGCGGGGCGAGCCGATATCGTCACCGGCACCAAACAGGGCAAGTATGAGAAGGCGTTCGTCTCCGGCGTATACAACGCACTGTGCCGCTGGCTGTTCGGCGTCCGCGTGACCGACCTCAACTCGGTGAAGGCCTATCGTCGCGAGGTGATGGCCAACATCCCGATGCGGCCGGACTGGCATCGCTACATGGTCGTGGTGGCTGCCGCCGAGGGGGCGCGGCTGACCTCCCTGCCGGTGCCGCTCTATCCGCGGCGGGCGGGGGAGTCGAAGTTCAACTGGAAACGGATTCCGGTAGGCGTGCTCGATCTGCTCTCGGTCTGGTTCCAGCTCCGGTTTGGCCGCAAGCCGCTCCTCTTCTTCGGCGGCCTCGGCGCGGTGCTCTTCCTGGTCGGCTTCCTGGCCGGTATCGTGGCCCTCGTGCTGCGGTTCGGGTTCGATCTCGGCTTCCGGCCGCTGCTCAACCTCGTCGAGACGATGATCATCAGCGGCATCGTGCTCTTCGGGTTCGGATTCGTGGGGGAGATGATCGCGGGGTTCCGGGAGGATGTGCAGGGGATGCGGCGGGACGTTGGCCGTCTGACCGAACTTGCGCGGAAGCAGGACGGAGGATGA
- the lptC gene encoding LPS export ABC transporter periplasmic protein LptC codes for MSVHPWLRAALVLIAMALAAACNRTGASPGVLGTAADTADQTLLKVRHIITRDGVQKSLVEADTAYYYEGSQTFELRVVTVTFYDKDGTPTSTLTSDEGTYQTMTGVMEGRGSVVVRSTDGTRVLKSEQLTYDPGKNEISSEVFYTYDQGSNHLEGIGFTSDPNIQRTKTGSPRGRANEGIILPGQ; via the coding sequence GTGAGCGTCCACCCATGGCTGCGAGCGGCGCTCGTCCTTATCGCCATGGCGCTCGCGGCCGCGTGCAACCGCACCGGCGCGAGCCCCGGCGTGCTGGGCACGGCGGCCGACACCGCCGACCAGACCCTGCTCAAGGTCCGGCACATCATCACGCGGGACGGCGTGCAGAAGAGTCTCGTCGAGGCGGACACCGCCTACTACTACGAGGGATCGCAGACCTTCGAGCTGCGGGTGGTCACGGTGACCTTCTACGACAAGGACGGCACGCCAACTTCGACCCTGACCTCGGACGAAGGCACCTACCAGACGATGACCGGCGTCATGGAGGGGCGGGGCAGCGTCGTGGTGCGGTCCACCGATGGCACCCGGGTCCTCAAGAGCGAGCAGCTCACCTACGACCCGGGAAAGAATGAGATCTCGTCGGAGGTGTTCTACACCTACGACCAGGGGAGCAACCACCTGGAGGGGATCGGGTTCACGTCCGACCCGAACATCCAGCGGACGAAGACAGGGAGCCCGCGCGGGCGCGCCAACGAGGGCATCATCCTGCCGGGCCAATAG
- a CDS encoding CTP synthase yields the protein MSTGPSATKFIFVTGGVVSSLGKGIAAASLGRLLVERGLTVTMQKFDPYINVDPGTMSPFQHGEVYVTDDGAETDLDLGHYERFIDRSLSQQNNITTGRIYQTVINKERRGEYLGATVQVIPHITDEIKNAIRRTAPGHDVVITEIGGTVGDIESQPFLEAIRQFRQEVGRDNVLFMHLTLVPYIAAAGEVKTKPTQHSVRELMQIGIQPDILVCRTERPLSADIKRKIALFCNVDFACVVESPDVKSIYEIPLRLHEQGLDREVCERLRMVTKDPDLRPWRAIVEKVLRPKHETRIAVVGKYTDLADAYKSVQEALIHGGIAHDTHVQIDWMSSDLFTDQEAAGKLLAGYDGLLVPGGFGVRGIEGMIEAVRWARENSLPFFGICLGLQIAIIEFARDVCELPDPNSTEFAPECGTPVVNLMESQRDVSNLGGTMRLGAYAARLRPGSKVAQAYGSTEISERHRHRWEVNNSYRDVLAEFGLRLSGQSPDGGLVEVIELPDHPWFIGCQFHPELKSRPTRPHPLFAGFIGAALQHHQAVPVQAKKVNLAEAAHG from the coding sequence ATGAGCACTGGCCCTTCCGCTACCAAGTTCATCTTCGTGACCGGCGGCGTCGTCTCCTCCCTCGGGAAGGGCATCGCCGCCGCCTCGCTGGGACGTCTGCTCGTCGAACGCGGCCTGACCGTGACGATGCAGAAGTTCGACCCCTACATCAACGTCGATCCCGGCACCATGTCGCCCTTCCAGCACGGCGAGGTGTATGTCACCGACGACGGCGCGGAAACCGACCTCGACCTCGGGCACTACGAGCGTTTCATCGACCGATCGCTCTCCCAGCAGAACAACATCACGACCGGCCGCATCTACCAGACGGTCATCAACAAGGAGCGGCGCGGCGAGTACCTGGGCGCCACGGTGCAAGTCATCCCGCACATCACCGACGAGATCAAGAACGCCATCCGGCGCACCGCCCCCGGTCACGACGTGGTCATCACCGAAATCGGCGGCACCGTCGGCGACATCGAGTCGCAGCCGTTCCTCGAGGCCATCCGCCAGTTTCGCCAGGAAGTCGGCCGCGACAACGTGCTCTTCATGCACCTGACGCTGGTGCCGTACATCGCGGCGGCGGGCGAGGTCAAGACCAAGCCGACGCAGCATTCCGTCCGCGAACTCATGCAGATCGGTATCCAGCCCGACATCCTCGTCTGCCGCACCGAGCGTCCGCTCTCCGCCGACATCAAGCGGAAGATCGCGCTCTTCTGCAACGTGGACTTCGCCTGCGTGGTCGAGAGCCCCGACGTGAAGTCCATCTACGAGATCCCGCTCCGGCTGCACGAGCAGGGCCTCGATCGCGAGGTCTGCGAGCGGCTCCGGATGGTCACCAAGGATCCCGACCTCCGCCCCTGGCGCGCCATCGTCGAGAAGGTCCTGCGGCCGAAGCACGAGACCCGGATCGCCGTCGTCGGCAAGTACACCGACCTGGCCGACGCCTACAAGTCGGTGCAGGAGGCGCTCATTCACGGCGGCATCGCGCACGACACCCATGTCCAGATCGACTGGATGTCGAGCGACCTCTTTACCGACCAGGAGGCCGCCGGGAAGCTGCTCGCCGGGTACGACGGCCTGCTGGTACCGGGGGGCTTCGGCGTGCGCGGCATCGAGGGAATGATCGAGGCGGTGCGCTGGGCGCGGGAGAACAGTCTGCCGTTCTTCGGGATTTGCCTCGGGCTGCAGATCGCCATCATCGAGTTTGCCCGCGACGTCTGCGAACTTCCCGATCCGAACAGCACCGAGTTCGCGCCGGAGTGCGGCACTCCCGTGGTCAACCTGATGGAGAGCCAGCGCGACGTCAGCAACCTTGGCGGCACCATGCGACTCGGCGCCTACGCGGCGCGGCTCCGCCCGGGCTCCAAGGTGGCGCAGGCGTACGGGAGCACCGAGATCAGCGAGCGGCACCGCCACCGGTGGGAAGTGAACAACTCCTACCGCGACGTGCTCGCCGAGTTCGGCCTGCGCCTCTCCGGCCAGTCGCCGGACGGCGGCCTCGTCGAAGTGATCGAGTTGCCCGACCACCCCTGGTTCATCGGCTGCCAGTTCCACCCCGAGCTGAAGTCACGGCCCACCCGACCGCACCCGCTCTTTGCCGGGTTCATCGGCGCCGCGCTCCAGCATCACCAGGCGGTCCCCGTACAGGCCAAGAAGGTCAACCTCGCCGAGGCGGCGCACGGATGA
- a CDS encoding glycosyltransferase, protein MRGSRTEDDPPRLGRRSPILKILLVTHNFPRHVDDMAGAFLLALARGQQALGHEVRVLAPHGPGLDQREVVGGVEVARYRYGTDAQETLAYVGTMHEQALGSWAARWRLVQFLRASRRALRRECAAFHPDVLHVHWWVPGGFAVWPGNSAGVPVVLTSHGTDLFLLDRFPVARSVAGPIFRSAAQVTVISTPLVPRVERLGVPADRITVLPMPVSAERFAPPIHEVRDTARLLFVGRLIERKGAEYAVRAVAQLRQRGRAVRLTIIGDGPERTKLIALINELDLEDVVDLAGALPHDAVAGHYRTATFLLMPAVTDWKGEQEGFGMVLVEAMASDLPIVATRCGGIPDVVTDGETGLLVPERDPAALADAAARLLEDPALGTRLAAAARATLDRRFSPAGLAAGFDAVYRRAAGTR, encoded by the coding sequence TTGCGCGGAAGCAGGACGGAGGATGATCCACCACGCCTTGGCCGGCGGAGTCCCATCCTGAAGATCCTCCTCGTCACCCACAACTTCCCCCGGCATGTCGATGACATGGCCGGGGCGTTCTTGCTCGCGCTGGCACGCGGCCAGCAGGCCCTTGGCCACGAGGTGCGCGTCCTGGCGCCGCACGGCCCCGGCCTCGACCAGCGCGAGGTGGTGGGCGGCGTCGAGGTGGCGCGGTATCGCTACGGCACTGATGCGCAGGAAACGCTGGCCTACGTCGGCACCATGCACGAACAGGCGCTCGGCTCCTGGGCGGCACGGTGGCGGCTGGTCCAGTTCCTCCGCGCGAGCCGCCGCGCGCTGCGGCGCGAGTGCGCCGCCTTCCACCCGGACGTGCTTCATGTCCACTGGTGGGTGCCGGGTGGCTTCGCCGTCTGGCCCGGCAACAGTGCCGGCGTGCCCGTGGTGCTCACCTCCCACGGCACCGACCTCTTTCTCCTCGACCGCTTTCCGGTCGCACGGAGCGTCGCCGGTCCGATCTTCCGGTCCGCCGCCCAGGTGACGGTCATCTCCACACCGTTGGTGCCCCGGGTCGAACGCCTTGGCGTGCCCGCCGACCGCATCACCGTCCTGCCGATGCCGGTGAGTGCGGAACGCTTCGCCCCACCCATCCACGAAGTACGGGACACCGCTCGCCTGCTGTTCGTCGGCAGGCTGATCGAACGAAAGGGCGCCGAGTACGCCGTCCGTGCCGTCGCCCAGCTTCGGCAGCGGGGCAGGGCGGTTCGTCTCACCATCATCGGCGATGGCCCCGAGCGCACCAAGCTGATTGCCCTGATCAACGAGCTCGACCTTGAGGACGTGGTCGACCTGGCCGGCGCGCTCCCGCACGACGCCGTCGCCGGTCACTACCGCACGGCCACTTTCCTGCTCATGCCAGCCGTGACGGACTGGAAGGGAGAGCAGGAGGGCTTTGGGATGGTCCTGGTGGAGGCGATGGCCAGCGACCTGCCGATCGTGGCCACGCGCTGCGGCGGGATCCCCGATGTCGTGACGGACGGAGAGACCGGGCTCCTGGTGCCCGAACGAGACCCGGCCGCGCTCGCCGACGCGGCCGCACGGTTGCTCGAGGACCCGGCATTGGGCACTCGCCTGGCCGCGGCAGCGCGCGCCACCCTCGACCGACGGTTCTCGCCGGCCGGCCTCGCAGCCGGATTCGACGCCGTCTACCGTCGCGCCGCGGGGACCAGGTGA
- the lptB gene encoding LPS export ABC transporter ATP-binding protein produces MSRPDWIGALPERDASLSLALAALVSAAEPDGSIALDRLVLGYRNPFLSAVETIPGRPRSELSGDQLRESLTRSVLPRLADGGWITDAGDVDWATVRATPGWWTSAVADRAGALSQLLSAAQEGHARFEADGAVPRGQGSVLEGIGLCKSFRQRRVVDDVSIRVEQGEIVALLGPNGAGKTVTFYCLTGIIRPDAGRVILDGEDMTSAAMYQRARRGLGYLAQEPSVFRRLTVEENVLAILEMQPISKAERLERLEQMLDELSIKHLRKSMAYSLSGGERRRLEITRALVTQPKFMLLDEPFAGVDPIAVNDIQGIVAGLRHRGLGVLITDHNVEQTLDIVDRAYILFEGKVQAAGTVPELVFDERVAQLYLGPTLTARLRARLENVS; encoded by the coding sequence GTGAGCCGCCCCGACTGGATCGGCGCCTTGCCGGAGCGCGATGCGTCCCTTTCCCTGGCGCTCGCCGCGCTGGTGTCGGCGGCGGAGCCCGACGGCTCCATCGCGCTCGACCGACTCGTCCTGGGGTACCGCAACCCCTTTCTGAGCGCGGTGGAGACCATCCCGGGGCGCCCGCGCTCGGAACTGAGCGGCGACCAGCTCCGGGAGAGCCTCACGCGCTCGGTGCTGCCCCGGCTGGCCGACGGTGGATGGATCACCGACGCCGGTGACGTGGACTGGGCGACGGTGCGGGCCACCCCCGGCTGGTGGACCAGCGCCGTGGCCGACCGTGCCGGGGCACTGAGCCAGCTCCTGTCGGCGGCCCAGGAGGGACACGCGCGCTTCGAGGCCGACGGCGCCGTTCCGCGAGGGCAGGGCAGCGTCCTGGAGGGAATCGGCCTTTGCAAGAGCTTCCGGCAGCGGCGCGTGGTGGACGACGTCTCGATCCGGGTGGAACAGGGGGAGATCGTGGCGCTGCTCGGCCCGAACGGCGCCGGCAAGACTGTCACCTTCTACTGCCTGACCGGCATCATCCGGCCCGACGCCGGGCGCGTCATCCTGGACGGGGAAGACATGACCTCCGCCGCGATGTACCAGCGGGCGCGGCGCGGCCTCGGCTACCTGGCGCAGGAGCCCTCGGTCTTCCGCCGGCTCACGGTCGAGGAAAACGTGCTGGCCATCCTCGAGATGCAGCCGATCTCCAAGGCGGAGCGCCTCGAGCGCCTGGAGCAGATGCTCGATGAATTGTCCATCAAGCACCTGCGCAAGAGCATGGCGTACTCCCTCAGCGGCGGCGAGCGCCGGCGCCTCGAAATCACCCGGGCGCTCGTCACGCAGCCGAAATTCATGCTGCTCGACGAACCGTTCGCCGGCGTCGACCCGATCGCCGTGAACGACATCCAGGGCATTGTCGCCGGGCTCCGCCACCGCGGACTCGGCGTGCTGATCACCGACCACAACGTCGAGCAGACCCTCGACATCGTGGATCGGGCATATATCCTCTTCGAAGGAAAAGTCCAGGCCGCCGGGACCGTACCCGAACTCGTCTTCGACGAGCGGGTCGCCCAGCTTTACCTGGGGCCCACCCTGACGGCCAGGCTCCGGGCCCGATTGGAGAACGTCTCGTGA